The Virgibacillus siamensis sequence TTGCCATGCCAAAACCGATACACATAACCTGCAGACCATATCTTCCGCCGTCATCTTCCAGCCTGTGAAGCATCGTCGTCATAAGCTTTGCACCTGTCGCACCAAGTGGATGCCCAAGTGCAATTGCACCTCCGCGTGTATTCACCTTCGCCATATCCGGCTTTAATTCCTTTTCCCAAGCCTTCACGACAGATGCAAATGCCTCGTTTATTTCAATGGCATCCATTTGTTCCAATTTCAACCCCGCCTTATTCAATACATTGCGTGTTGCCGGAATAACACCTGTCAACATCATCACCGGATCTTCACCAACAACCGTTCTAGCGATAATCCGCGCTCTTGGATTAAGACCCAATTCCTGTGTTTTCTCCCGGGACATGAGTAACAATCCTGCAGCCCCGTCACTGATTTGACTTGCGTTACCCGCCGTAACAACCCCGTCATCCGGTTGAAATGATGGCATCAAATCAGCCAATTTATCCATAGATGTATTTCTCCGGATTCCTTCATCATGCAGAAATGTTTTTTTGTCTTCAGCAGTTTCCACTTCAATTGGTAAAATTTCTCTGTCAAACAATCCATTATCTGCTGCGGCAGCCGCTTGGGAATGGCTTTTCAATGAAAATTCATCCAGT is a genomic window containing:
- a CDS encoding thiolase family protein; translated protein: MAEAVIVDAIRTAAGRKKGTLAETHPVDILVPVLQQLTERNGIDPRGVDDVVTGCVTMTDEQGGNIGRMAVLAAGFPVEVPAFSLNRMCGSSQQAIHNAAQAILAGDADITIACGVENMSRVPMGSDMGSFSEDMVDRFNIIPQGFSAEMIASKWGLSREELDEFSLKSHSQAAAAADNGLFDREILPIEVETAEDKKTFLHDEGIRRNTSMDKLADLMPSFQPDDGVVTAGNASQISDGAAGLLLMSREKTQELGLNPRARIIARTVVGEDPVMMLTGVIPATRNVLNKAGLKLEQMDAIEINEAFASVVKAWEKELKPDMAKVNTRGGAIALGHPLGATGAKLMTTMLHRLEDDGGRYGLQVMCIGFGMATATIIERF